A portion of the Salarias fasciatus chromosome 15, fSalaFa1.1, whole genome shotgun sequence genome contains these proteins:
- the LOC115401769 gene encoding dihydropyrimidinase-related protein 5-like — MAANMGSMRILIKGGKVVNDDFTQEADVYIENGIIQQVGKELMIPGGAKVIDASGKLVLPGGIDTSVHLQQTFMNASIQDDFYSGTKAALMGGTTMVMGLVLPEQHCSLLDAYEKCRALADAKACCDYALHVGVTWWGPKVRSEMETLVREHGVNSFQMFMAYKDMMMLRDCELYQTLQTCKDIGAIARVHAENGELVAEGAKEALDLGITGPEGIEVSRPEELESEATHRAVTIANRARCPIYLVNVSSMSAGDMIAAAKMQGKVVHAETTVAHAVLNGMQYYHQDWAHAAAHVIVPPLRLDPNTPSYLMGLLGNDTLSVVASEHRPFSTKQRALGKEDFTKIPHGVAGVQDRMSVIWERGVVSGKMDENRFVAVTSSNAAKIYNLYPRKGRIIPGADADVVVWDPDATRTISVSTQVQGGDFNLYEGLRCHGVPLVTISRGRLVCENGVFMCAEGSGKFYPQRTFPDYLYKKMVQREKTQAYKMVDRDPYSGDVAKVANAMKKELGLGPIDGETPTKPCARSHQGVRDLHESSFSLSGSQVDDHIPKRSSARILAPPGGRSSGIW, encoded by the exons ATGGCTGCTAACATGGGATCCATGCGTATCCTCATCAAGGGAGGGAAGGTGGTGAATGACGACTTCACCCAGGAAGCGGACGTCTACATTGAGAATGGCATCATCCAGCAG GTTGGAAAGGAGCTCATGATACCAGGTGGAGCGAAGGTGATCGACGCCTCCGGAAAGCTGGTGCTGCCGGGAGGAATCGACACCAGCGTGCATCTGCAGCAGACGTTCATGAACGCCAGCATCCAGGATGACTTCTACAGCGGGACCAAg GCGGCTCTGATGGGTGGCACCACCATGGTGATGGGCTTGGTCCTGCCAGAACAACACTGCTCCCTGCTGGACGCCTACGAGAAGTGCCGAGCTCTGGCCGACGCCAAGGCCTGCTGCGACTATGCCCTGCACGTCGGGGTGACCTGGTGGGGACCAAAG GTGCGCAGTGAgatggagaccctggtcagggaGCACGGGGTGAACTCGTTCCAGATGTTCATGGCCTACAAAGACATGATGATGCTGCGTGACTGCGAGCTCTACCAGACGCTGCAGACCTGTAAGGACATCGGGGCCATCGCTCGCGTCCACGCCGAGAACGGAGAGCTGGTAGCTGAG GGTGCCAAAGAAGCTCTGGATTTGGGCATCACTGGACCAGAGGGAATAGAAGTCAGTCGACCAGAGGAG CTTGAGTCTGAGGCCACGCACAGAGCCGTCACCATCGCCAACAGG GCCCGATGCCCAATCTACCTGGTGAATGTGTCCAGTATGTCTGCTGGGGACATGATTGCTGCTGCTAAGATGCAGG GTAAGGTAGTCCACGCAGAGACCACTGTGGCTCACGCAGTTCTGAACGGGATGCAGTATTACCACCAGGACTGGGCTCACGCTGCCGCCCACGTCATCGTCCCTCCTCTCCGTCTGGACCCAAACACACCGAGCTACCTCATGGGCCTGCTGGGCAA TGACACTCTGAGCGTTGTGGCCTCAGAGCACCGTCCATTCAGCACCAAGCAGAGAGCTCTGGGTAAAGAGGACTTCACCAAGATCCCTCACGGAGTGGCTGGAGTCCAGGACAGGATGAGCGTCATCTGGGAGAGAGGAGTG GTTTCAGGAAAAATGGATGAGAACCGTTTTGTTGCGGTGACCAGCTCGAATGCGGCAAAGATCTACAACCTGTACCCGCGCAAAGGCCGCATCATCCCCGGCGCTGATGCTGATGTGGTGGTCTGGGATCCAGATGCAACAAG GACGATCTCTGTGAGCACTCAAGTGCAGGGCGGAGATTTCAACCTGTACGAGGGGCTGCGTTGCCACGGCGTTCCTCTGGTCACCATCAGCCGCGGACGTTTGGTTTGTGAGAACGGCGTGTTCATGTGCGCAGAGGGGTCTGGAAAGTTTTACCCACAACGCACTTTCCCCGACTATCTCTATAAGAAGATGGTCCAGAGAGAAAAG ACTCAGGCCTATAAAATGGTAGACAGGGATCCGTACTCTGGCGATGTGGCCAAGGTCGCTAACGCCATGAAGAAGGAGCTCGGCCTGGGTCCCATCGATGGAGAGACACCCACCAAACCCTGTGCTCGAAGCCATCAGGGAGTCAGAGACCTCCATGAGTCCTCCTTTAGCCTGTCAG GGTCTCAGGTGGACGATCACATCCCCAAAAGGTCCTCGGCCCGGATCCTGGCCCCTCCCGGCGGGCGCTCCAGTGGTATCTGGTAA